A window of Chryseobacterium shandongense genomic DNA:
CGTGATTTACGTGTTCGCCACAACTTGCACAAGTCATTCCGCTAATCGTAAATTCTACTTTTTGAATATTGGATTTGTCCACCGCTATAATTTGCTTTTCTGTCTTTGGGTAGAAAATGCTTGAGTAGTATGGAAAGGCAAGCATTACGATTGCAAATGCTGTTACAATTCCTAAAAACATTTTTGACTGAATGAATTTTGGTTTTTCTTCTGTCTCACAATTGCAATCTATCTGCTTTTTGGGTTTCAACTTTTGATACCAAGCAAAACCAAGAACCAAAATTGTCAACCCGATAAAATAGGGTCGAAAAGGTTCAAGCCAAGAAAAAGTGGAAGCAAGACCGCTTGTTCCTGCAATAAGAGCCAATACTGGTGTGATGCAACAAAGAGAAGCTGCAATTGTAGTCAAAAGTCCTGCACCAATTAATTTTTTGTCAGTTTTCATATTGTTTCTAATATTTTGTTTTCGTCAAGTATTTTGAAAAATGGTTTCAGCATTTTTTCATACTCTTTAGTCAGTGAGTGAAAAATAGTTTGAGCTTCTCGTTCGGTTTCAATAAGTTTTCTGTCTTTGAGTTTCCGCAAGTGTTGTGAAACCGCTGAAATTGTCATACCAAGAATATCACTTATATCACAAACACAAAGTCGTTTTTCTTCATAAAGTAGAAAGAGTATTTTCAGTCTTACATTGTTTCCCGCTAATTCAAGTCCGTTCGATAAATAGTCAAAAGAACCGTTGAGTTCTGAAACTCGGTCTTTACAGCGGTTTATTTGTTTAATGTCTGCTTGTTGTCGTATGCAAGAATTATTGTCCATAGCACAAAGATAGTCAATTTGTTTATTTAAGCAATTACTTAAATACAACTTAAATTCTTTCAGAATTATAAAGTGACAGCTCAATAAATCTTTTTAAAAACAGATTTTTAATTCCAAAATCTGACCTCTTACAGTCTTCTTTTTTTTTTCTTCTTCATTTTGTTAGCAAAATCCTGTTCCTCGTAATCATCGCCCTGTGCTTCGGGTAACAAACCGCCAAATGCCTCAATCAAACCGTCTTCGTGTTTTTCAGTAGTATTCAGGAATTCGAACAAATGATGAGGTTCTTCCGCAGGAAGATCTGCATCATTTGATGTGGATGTTTTTGGAAGTTGTACGACAGGTTCTTTAATCTCCGGTTTGATATTATTGTTCCAATAATCATTAAAGGTATTGGCAGAAAGTTCCTTTGCTAAGCGTGAACCGTTCCAAACCGCCTTTGAATTGTGGTCTATGAAAGTGATACCATAAATACGACCTGTATCGTTCCGGCGGACCACTACATTAATGCCCTGTTCACTCAACTGCTTTTTAAAAGCCTGCTCATCATTTGTGGATTTCAGAGCAATAGAAATTGCAGCTTTTAGGGTCTGCTTACTTGGGTGGTCTTTTAAATCCTCTTTGCATTTTGCAAAATGCAGTTCCAAAGCCGGAAGCCCTGCATTTTTACCAAACAACGAAGCCTTGAACGGATGCCCGGCTCTTTCGCCTTTCTCGTTTAAAGGAATATATAATAAGCCTTGCCGCATTTTTCCCTGCAATTCGCCCTCCACTTTTTCGGTGGTAACATTAAACAGGGAAAGCAAGGCATTGTATTCGCCCAAAGTCTGAAACTTATAATAATTCGGTAGGTGGCGGACAACCGAAGCGATTTGGCTTTTCACATCGCCTGCCCGATAATCTACCGGACGGAAAATCTTGTCGTTCTGCTTGTGTTCTTTATCGGTTGCGGGTATCAAGCCGTGTTGTCTTTCCAGTTCACGGCACACATTCATAGACCGCATTTTCTCGAATTTGTCCGAAATCTTTTTGCCCTGCTCGTCCACGCAAACCGATACAATGTGTATATGGCTGCGGTCGATATCGGTATGTTTGAATACCACAAAAGGCTGTTCGCCGTAGCCCATTTCCCGCATATACTGTTCTGCCATTTCCCGATATTTTTCATCGCTTACCTTATCATTCGGGTCGGGATTGAGCGAAATATGCAACGTATGTTTTTCTGTATTGCGGTTAGCTATCAGGTAAGGCGCAAAAGACTGGGCTAATTGTGCTACGGAATAATGCCCGTTAGCGGTTTCAATCATCTTATTCGCAAACAAAATCTGCCCGTTTTCATTCTCTACTTTAAGCTGATTGTACGCCAATGCCCCGTATAAATTTGCGCTTCTTCCAATTTTTGCTATCATTTCTACTGCTATTTTTTCAGATGTTTAGCTTCAAATTCCTCGCTTATTTGGATGATTTTCTGACACAGCATCGCCATTTCTGCCGTCTGTTTTTCCAGTTTATAGAGAAACGCTGCGGCTTTTTTCTCGGAAAAATTCTTGTACAATAGCTTCACGACCTGATTATAGTTCACGCCTACGGAACGAAACTGGCTATGAAACGAGGTCAACCGCATATAAAAATCAACCGTTCCTTTATCAATCTTAACCGATTTCATTTCCTTACTGAACAGTAGGGAAATGATAAACTTCGCTTTATTGGGCATTCCCGATGCTTCAAAAAGCGATAAGAGTTTGGCGTTTTCTTCGTCCGTAAGGCGGAAAACGTGGCGGTGGATGCTTGGGTCGGTCTTAGCTTTCCGTCCGCCCTTATTCTGTTTACTGTTGCTATTCTCATTCATCACAAATCCATTTTTAATCCACACAAAACCTCGACT
This region includes:
- the mobA gene encoding conjugal transfer protein MobA encodes the protein MNENSNSKQNKGGRKAKTDPSIHRHVFRLTDEENAKLLSLFEASGMPNKAKFIISLLFSKEMKSVKIDKGTVDFYMRLTSFHSQFRSVGVNYNQVVKLLYKNFSEKKAAAFLYKLEKQTAEMAMLCQKIIQISEEFEAKHLKK
- a CDS encoding ArsR/SmtB family transcription factor; this encodes MDNNSCIRQQADIKQINRCKDRVSELNGSFDYLSNGLELAGNNVRLKILFLLYEEKRLCVCDISDILGMTISAVSQHLRKLKDRKLIETEREAQTIFHSLTKEYEKMLKPFFKILDENKILETI
- the merTP gene encoding mercuric transport protein MerTP, which produces MKTDKKLIGAGLLTTIAASLCCITPVLALIAGTSGLASTFSWLEPFRPYFIGLTILVLGFAWYQKLKPKKQIDCNCETEEKPKFIQSKMFLGIVTAFAIVMLAFPYYSSIFYPKTEKQIIAVDKSNIQKVEFTISGMTCASCGEHVNHEVNKLTGIISSNASYEKGNAIVEFDNSKTNISEVEKAINSTGYSVTDKK
- the mobB gene encoding conjugal transfer protein MobB produces the protein MIAKIGRSANLYGALAYNQLKVENENGQILFANKMIETANGHYSVAQLAQSFAPYLIANRNTEKHTLHISLNPDPNDKVSDEKYREMAEQYMREMGYGEQPFVVFKHTDIDRSHIHIVSVCVDEQGKKISDKFEKMRSMNVCRELERQHGLIPATDKEHKQNDKIFRPVDYRAGDVKSQIASVVRHLPNYYKFQTLGEYNALLSLFNVTTEKVEGELQGKMRQGLLYIPLNEKGERAGHPFKASLFGKNAGLPALELHFAKCKEDLKDHPSKQTLKAAISIALKSTNDEQAFKKQLSEQGINVVVRRNDTGRIYGITFIDHNSKAVWNGSRLAKELSANTFNDYWNNNIKPEIKEPVVQLPKTSTSNDADLPAEEPHHLFEFLNTTEKHEDGLIEAFGGLLPEAQGDDYEEQDFANKMKKKKKRRL